A window of the Juglans microcarpa x Juglans regia isolate MS1-56 chromosome 5D, Jm3101_v1.0, whole genome shotgun sequence genome harbors these coding sequences:
- the LOC121265570 gene encoding L-ascorbate peroxidase 2, cytosolic yields MGKNYPTVSEEYRKAVDKCKKKLRGLIAEKHCAPIMLRLAWHSAGTFDVGTKTGGPFGTIRHPDELAHEANNGLDIAVRLLEPIKEQFPILSYADLYQLAGAVAVEVTGGPEIPFHPGRPDKTEPPPEGRLPDATKGSDHLRDIFGHMGLTDKDIVALSGGHTLGRCHKERSGFEGPWTTNPLIFDNSYFKELLSGDKEGLIQLPSDKALLEDPVFRPLVEKYAADEDAFFADYAIAHLKLSELGFADAE; encoded by the exons ATGGGCAAGAATTACCCGACTGTGAGCGAGGAATACCGGAAGGCAGTCGACAAATGCAAGAAGAAGCTTAGAGGACTTATCGCCGAGAAACATTGTGCTCCTATTATGCTCCGATTGGC ATGGCATTCGGCCGGTACCTTCGATGTTGGGACGAAGACAGGAGGGCCGTTTGGGACGATAAGACACCCGGATGAGCTTGCCCACGAAGCAAACAACGGTCTCGATATTGCCGTAAGGCTTTTGGAGCCGATCAAGGAGCAGTTCCCCATTTTGTCTTACGCAGACTTGTACCAG TTGGCTGGAGCTGTTGCTGTTGAAGTTACGGGAGGGCCCGAGATTCCTTTCCATCCCGGGAGACCG GACAAAACTGAACCACCCCCGGAAGGTCGTTTACCTGATGCTACTAAAG GTTCGGATCATCTGAGGGATATCTTTGGTCACATGGGTCTCACTGATAAAGATATAGTCGCTTTATCTGGTGGTCACACCTTG GGAAGATGTCACAAGGAGCGCTCTGGGTTTGAGGGACCTTGGACTACCAACCCTCTAATTTTTGATAACTCCTACTTCAA GGAGCTACTAAGTGGAGACAAAGAAGGTCTGATCCAGTTGCCATCAGATAAGGCTCTTTTGGAGGATCCAGTCTTCCGTCCTCTTGTTGAAAAATATGCTGCT GACGAGGATGCCTTCTTTGCAGATTATGCAATAGCTCATTTGAAGCTCTCAGAGCTTGG ATTCGCTGATGCTGAATAA